From Hippoglossus hippoglossus isolate fHipHip1 chromosome 14, fHipHip1.pri, whole genome shotgun sequence:
TGTGCTATGAAGCAACTTTTTATGTTCACTCAATTACCAGCAAAGATAATTATGATATTATTAATGAGTGGGTCCATTTGTCCACGACTGTGATATGaaatgctgctttttattttattggtaaAATTTCCATGAACTTTGATGCCAACATACAATGAGTATGATTTAAATGACCCACTGACCTTTAGGCTACAGCACCACCATCAGGTCAAAACACCCCCTTGAGAGCAGAACATCTCAAGGAGACTTGACAATTAATATTCATGGACACTAGACAATTACGATTAATGTTAATCTAACTTGCACTCTGcttatatttttagtttttgtggccaaaaatgtcatcaaatcaACTGTGTGCATTTGCCGCTGTAAGATTCAACAAATTCCTCTCTGGACTCAACATGAGCTCTACTCTAGTGCCACCAAATGGCCAAACTTTAAGTCTAACTGCATTATGAGCAAAATCTGTGTCGCTCTGTTCACACATTTGTTGTGTGATGACAACCATTACAGGATATATGAGTCAATGTTTGGGgcttacatttgttttcttaccTCAGCCAAATGCATCACTTGAGCATTTTGTGAGCGATACATAATTATTTTGCACTTTTTATTGACGAATCTTGCCAAAATCAAATGTGAGCATTAGCAGCACAACCAGAATTAGAAGCACAATGAAAACCACACAGAAGGATGgctctgaattaaaaaaaaaaaaaaagtaaacactAAAAACAAGCATCAGCATCACACCACTCGATTCAGTTAAAATCACAGGACAGAATTCAATAATTCCAAGTATGTAGATATGTTATCCAAAGTACAACTTGGGATACTCATTCCCCAAAAATGACATACTGACCCTGAAATTGACTTTGCCCCAATGTGTGCACAGCGCACATGAGAAAGAAGAGGTGCAAACTGGTGCAAACCAAAAGGAGGTTGGGCAGAAAGTGCATTTTTCACCTAATATCAACTGTGTCTTATCTTTATGCTGAGAATAGACACTACAGGTCCATGTCTGTATTTGTCATTCTACTCCCACTCTGGTGATTTTATTGACAAGAACTGAGTAAATACATGATACAATAATGGAATAAtaattgaaatgtaaataaaccatTTTAACCAATTCATCTACGATCAGAGGAGGCCCATTAATCTGTGTTaaaaagtttgtgtttaaagCAGGAACATCAGTATCAAGGTGTATTTatcaataaatgaaatatgtgtTACAGTAGCTGTTGTCCACAGCTTACCTCTACTGTATGAGAAGTTTCTCCTTCAGTTCATTATATTAAATCCCTGCAGCCATCTGAGGGCAGCAGGACTTGTCAGACGCTGTGATACTCCCTCATACCAAGAGGTGGCAGAAGAATCAAAGTAACAAAGACTAAAACACAGTTTGGAGCTGAGGAGGAACTTTATATTATCAAACGTTCTCATTATGCATAATGCTTCCATCCAGAGTGTTTAATAATAGTAAAGTATATTTTCTATTGATCTATATTATAGATCAATATTAAAGTGATTTTACTCTTGTTTATCAAGTACAGCTAAGTGAACTACTTATGTACTGATGAGTGGTTTAGACCATAACATATTCGATTTTTTCAATTAGTAACTAGATGTCAGATATACATGTTATGAAGTAAATAGTCATTTGCTGTTCCTGCAGCTCTatgatgtttaaaatgtggaaGTTATTATAGCATCCTTGTTGGTTGAACATTAAAATTGGGGACAGAAGACTAATTTCTGTTGCTGTTtcagtgagagaaaaacagaccTAGAAATTGATTCCCCATGACTGGATGGGTTTATGCAGATTACGTGGAGTCAGGCAGTCTGCAGTCTGAAGCTCTCTCTGGAAGTGTGAGATGAACTAAACCATCACAGTGCGTTAACTTGGGACATGGTGATAGTGGCCGCAGAAAAAGCCTGCATGCATCCAATGAACGAGTCCAAAGCCTGgcccccttcctccctccaggaaaaaaaaaagaaaaaaaaaaagagagcttGAGTTTCCATATTTTTACACATGACGAAAATGCATTAAGTCCTCAGAAGGCAGCGGTCGActcagcactcacacacaggtgGAGGATGGGATTGGGTCATGACCAGGAGGAGTTTGCTCTGAGTGGACTTGTACGACCTGCACTGCTGTAGAGTCCCTGCGCGCTGGATTATGCTCTGCATGCTCATCTGTCACCGCTTCCACTGAGTTTCGCAGCTTCACCATCACCTTTGTTTTCTCCGCTCGTCATTCATTGCATTCTTCACTGAATGCAGGCATCGTCATGTTTATCAGAGCAACGTTTCTGCTCTTCTTTGTGGTCTCACTCCCAAAACCTGTGCGCTGCTTGGAAAGTGAACTCTGCTTCCCAGTTAGATTGGAAAACCATGACAGGAGGGATTTTGACAACGACGTGCATGTGCCCAGTGGGAAATGTCTCCTAAAGATACGAGCTTTCCAGCAGGAGTTAGTGATCGATTTGCATCAGGACTCTGAATTCATTGCGCCTTCCATTTCTAACCAAGACGCAGTCTGGCTCTCCAGCTCCGATGTGACAACTGACCTGAGCCGGTGTTTCTACTCCGGGTATGTGAACGATGATCGCTACTCGTACGCTGCTCTGAGCCTCTGTCAGGGTTTACACGGTGCATTTGGCTTCCAGGGATGGGAATATTTCATCAGCCCGGTGCAAAACGAAAGCAGGAGCATAGAAGGCGCTCACATCATCCGGCGCAGGGCCAGCAACAACCTGAAGCTCAATTCGACCTCGAGGTGCGCAGTGGACAGCGACATAAGTGTCCAGGATGCGCAATCGCTGGAGAAATACAAGCGACTGTCAGATCATAGCAATGTGACCGAAACAATGCTGAGGAGGATGGGGAGAGCCAAACGATTCGCCTCCGTCCCCCGATACGTGGAGACGCTCGTAGTGGCGGACGAGTCCATGGCGCAGTTCCACGGAGATGACCTCAAACACTACCTCCTGACACTAATGTCAGTGGCAGCGAGGCTCTACAAGCACCCCAGTATCCTCAACTCCATCAGCATCACAGTTGTGAAGATCGTGGTTATAACCGAGGAGGACAAAGGACCCAAGGTGTCCGGGAACGCAGCCATGACGCTGCGTAACTTTTGCACTTGGCAAAAAAAGCTGAACAAAAACAGCGACAAGCATCCAGACTACTGGGACACGGCGATACTATTCACCAGACAGGTAACAATGCTTTATTTCAACTCAAATTGCAGAGTGTGACGTAACAACAGAGCAGCAAATATGCAGTTCTATCAAGTTCGATTACGCACAGAAATGCGTGATTACGCGTTTCTGCAAATATACCAGTCCTGACAtctcaaatgaaataaaacattcctCGTGCATGTTTACTTTTGATAAGAGAGGGAACTGGTTAATGCTGAAGACTTGACATGTCACCCTTCCCCTCCATCACTCCTGCTGTGTCAGTTAATTGGTTTGCTCTCAAAACATGCTCTGCACCTCGGGGAGATCAGGGAGCAACCTCTCAGTGAATAGCATCACCGCTTCGACACTGAGGCTGAGTCCCAGAGGAAGTTACTTGAGCTGAAAACAGCAACAATCTTGATTGCTCTTTGTGGACGCCATGcatgcaaagagagagagagagagagagagagagagggagggaggaggaggaggaggaggaggaggaggggggggttgtAGACTTGGAACCCTCCTTGGAGTGGAGAGTCTCCCTACACTCCCAAATATCTGGCAGAGGCTACAGGGTCAGAGATGAAGTAATTGCTCACATGCGTTGGTCAGTGTGTAACCCACTGAACTGTGATGAAACGTCTGCCTGATGGACGTGGGCCAGTTTGATCTCACTGTGGTATTAAAGATTGGAATTTAGTGGACAGATCAACACAGCAGATGCAGATTCAATCACTGAGAAACAGAATATTATGCTGAAGTTCACCCAAAGGCTCAACTGCAGATGTAATCACAGTCTCTAGAATGAAAGGCGTTGAATGATCTTTGGCTATTGTCACtaacaaaacagacacataatCATATAAAACCTCAATTAAGCACTAGttaaacctgtaactaccaaATATAATGTCTGTCAGTGTCCTCTGAGATCCACTAGTAGGAAGTGTCTTGTTTCTCTCAGTCTTCCTCCAGCTGTGGGTTTTCCAGTCCTTCCCACCACATTGCCTGCTCCTCATTAAACAGGCCcctgaagagagagggaggagatggagggagaagggggATTGGGGGGTTTCCTATGTTGATGTCAGCGATGTCACATCCCTCTGTGTTTAATGCCCCCACCTGCTCGCCCCACCTCTGAAACAAGCCGCTCCAGAGGGGCGGCTCTGCACAGCTGCAGTCAGCCTGCACAGATGCAtcttttacagcacatttttcattctgtcatgcacttcctctctctcattcattCTTTCTGCTGCAAGGCTCCATTTGCACATTCAGAAAGCAGACCTATAGGGTGTTGCCAGGTTGTGGGACCATTCACAGCACTAGCAGAATTGAGGTTATACCTATTTGACACCAAAATAAGCAGGTATACACAGGTTTTAAAACATGGCTAAACAAAAACGCAATGCACTCCTTTCTCATTGCCAGTCGgagttttcctttgttttttttcccttggTGAGTCACGTTCAACGTCACAAATGCActggaaactgagaagctctccAACTTGCCGTCAGGGTTGCATCTTGTGTGAtacgaagaaaaaaaaatccttgttgctgatgtaaaaaaaacaatgagtaCACAAACGTTCCTGGCTTTTTACGCACAAATGTTCAgagactgccaaaataaagaaatagaaattggcgagaggagctggagccgataacctgagagtcatttgacctgggagtaaatgctgattgtatctgttcccactgcagacaaaagccagatgttagtgggtgtcagtgggttttttgaccagtgtgGCTTCGGTCTGTAGTCAATTTAGGAGACCTTGCATTCACTGGGATTGGCCATAACCCTGTAGTGTAAAAAGACACACTTCTTCTGATGGAACTTCTTGCATTAATAGTGCAAGAAAAACAGAATAGCCATAGTTGGGTAAATATTGTGACTGTGTAGGTGCAAAGAGCAGCATTCAAGAGTGTACAACTAACAGGAAACGTAAATATTTAAGTTGTGTTTTGTCATGCTTCAACATCTCCCTCATCACCATCCAACAAACCAAGCTGCTGTTAAGTTACAACTCGAgcaaatgtgtaaatatgtcGTAGTAGTGACATTTTACTTTAACCTTAAATAGAAGGTGCTTATAGGATATTTTTCTGCACACATGTCCATCGACAAATCAGCTGAGGTCAAAACAGTCAAATCTGTTGATTCATGACTTGATGACTTGGACTTTGGACAGTTCGGTCCGTGGTATTGTTTTGGTTTACAATAGTTTTCAATAAGTATTTAAAGCACGTCCAGTATATGTTGTTTACTAGCCCAAAGTCTAATTTGTATGGTTTTATGAAGACCCACTCAGAGTTGTCCAGAGGCAATTGCGGTTGTCTTTAAATTCTGCAGCTGGCGTGACTGTTGTGTTAAGAATGTTGCAAGTGAACTTGTTTCACAAAGTTCATTGTACGTACAAGAGCCATCCTCCAAAAGATTAAATCCAACTGTAAATCTGACTGATGCATTTCCCTTGAGAGAAGGGGTGGTACCTCTTTAACTCAtagcatgtttgtttttgctttcaTAATAGATGAGttgagaaagaaaatatacacCCAAATAACATGTCTGCATGTCATAAACCCTGTCAGCGAAGCTGCTGAGTCAGACCTATTCTTCCACTCCTCATAGTCATTTAGTTTAGAAAGTGCTTAAAGAAGCTACGATACTTTTTAAGATGCAtctaaaacacaaactttaacaGCCTGGAGAGTAGTTAAAAGCTTGTAAATGtgtacacaaaataaaatgcacatatttCTTTGCTGAGATAACGTACTGATTTTAAattgcagaaacacaaagatagatgacagatgTGGGAAATAGgtcaaaacaaagaacaaactCATTGACATAGCTGTTTCTTCTCCCTTATTTGTCTTGCAGGGTTGTTTTTTATAATTCTTTCCTCATAAATGGCCCAAACGTTCAGATGAACCCTGCACACAAGCACATCTGGATTAGATTTGCACCGACCAACAATTGTGGTTTTGCGGTTTATTCTAGGAATGATTTGTCACAGCACTCAAGGTCGTCTCTTGGATATGTGCGTTTCGTGTGTGTAGATTCAGTGCAGCTGAGCATTGTAGCGTCTGGGCGACACTACACCAGGGCTGTGCTTTATCTGTAATAGCTGACCACCGCTagttttcctgtgttttgggGCATGGAGAGACAGTGCTGTTTAGGGAGCAGGCAGATGGGCGGTTCTCTGTGGCGGTTAGTGCCAAAGTTGTCCTGTGATTAGGAGGTTCAGCTCCAAATGGATACTCACTAAGATTAGGTTTTAAAAACCCTGTGGTGGGGAAATAGGTCATGTGGAAACTCTGCTCCAACATGGAAATGTTATGATTGGGGACAGTTACATTACCTCATGGGAGAAGGTGTATTCTAAACACTGTTGCCCactaaaaacatttaaagactgGGTGGTGGGAAGCTTTGCTTAACACTATCGAATCTTTTACCATAGtctcaagaaaacaaatattcaggTCATGTCAACAACAGAATTTAAAGGTCCCGAAAACCTATTTTATCAGTCAGCTTCTATGAAGGAGGTGTTCCTGcaatttttgtttgttgaaagTGGCCTTGTCTTGTTTGGAAAAAAGGTAATGTCACTTTACTCTTTCTTTTAAAGATATCTTTTGAGCATTTTACCTATAGTCATAGGACAGGATAAGTATGaaatgtagagagagagagtgggaccAAACCTGCGGCCGCTGCATGAGGACTGGAGCCTCCATATATGTCACAAGTCACATAAGCACAAATGAGATGCATTTGAAATATAATAAGAAGAGAGTTGCTGGGTTGTTAGCTAATGGTCAAACCACATCTTCACAGTTCTGATGAGGCAGGAGATCATTTGTTCAAGTATAGTTTATTGCAACTTGGttgtaatttattattattatttttaaatgtttcctcacCAAGTTAATTGCTGAGGTCAGGGGACAAAAAAGGCATCACTAAAAATCAGTCACACAAGTTAAAGAGTCTCACCATCAGACCCCTTTCAAACTCCCACATTAACCGGATGTGTAAGGGAAAGAACACAAAGACCAAACCGTAAAATTAGTACCCAAACTGACCATTGTACCTGCTGTAGTTGTCTGCAGTTTGCTTGTGCAGCGAGGAAGTGTTGTGGACTTTTCTGAAGCTTAATTGaagagtttttttaaaaacaccaaataAATTGGTTTAAATAATCCTGCAAAACTGTTGTCCGATCACCTGAAAGATCAAGTTACTTGCCCCACTGGACTTTGATTTATGTCACCATATTTCTAGATCAGAGCAAATGACCAGAGAATTGGAGAAGCCCATTCATCTAGTGGGATTGCCTGGGTGGGGGTGTCTGATGTTGAAAGATCCAAAACACAATGACCCCAGGTTATATCACTAATGATGTGTCCCAGATGTTTGTTAAAACCAGAGTACAGTCTTACCATAACAGATGGTGAAGGCCAAAGCTACAAAACATGAGACTCATATAGTAAAATACTGGAGTTTAAGAAAGTGTCATGTTCTGTAGCCCTGATCAGCTCAGACGAACTAATGCAAattctgttttttcctccagGACCTGTGTGGAGCTTCCACCTGTGACACTCTCGGCATGGCGGATGTTGGCACCATGTGCGACCCCAAGAGGAGCTGCTCTGTGATCGAAGAGGACGGCCTGCCTTCTGCCTTCACCACTGCCCATGAGCTTGGTGAGCTCCGCCAACACCATTCATCCTTAATTACACATTAGTACTGCAGCCTTTCCTATCGTCTGAATGCATATGCACTATCACAGATAAAAGTATCGGTGTGTTCTGACATCTTGTTCCCCGTCTCCAGGACACGTGTTCAACATGCCACACGACAACGTGAAGGCCTGCGAGGACGTGTTTGGCAAACTGCAGGACAACCACATGATGTCTCCCACACTTATTCAGATCAACCGCACCAGCCCCTGGTCCCACTGCAGTGCTGCCATCATCACTgaatttctggacagtgggcACGGTGAGTTTCCACCACCCGTGTGCGCTAACAGCCCCACAGTGAGTTTAAAGAGGTGGGAAGccaaaacacttaaaaacagaCATGTAGTCAAAGATCTTCAGGCCGTCATGGTTAACAAACATGCAGCTATGGGCACTGATCACATAGAAGGAAAATACATTGTGATTGCAAAATTACCAATTGGTCCAATTACCACAAAACTCGATGGAAGAAtttggtatgggtcagggaagaatttggtgctgatctggatcaggaggcagCTCCAgaagttttatttcactttatttaaaattttgagATTAaacgtttttacattttacaaatttCCCAGgaagtaattcatggatcttgataaaaaaaaaaaaagaagacatttagCGAACTGATACTGATGTGGGACATTTGGTgcaatttgattgaatttgaggggactgttgggctttggcggaggtttgtgctctactgagtgctatgAATGGTTCTGTTTGTAACTGTATCAAGATGCTTTTCAGCTAGAATCTTCTCAGGTAAAAGCGAGAGCATGATTGAGTTTCAGCATCCATCTGCGCGTCAAATGTGACATCTGCCTAACCCATAGTGCCATGCTGATAGAAATGACTCGCGGAAGCCAAAAAGAAATTCATTTGGATGCAGACTGTTTGCCAAGCAGGCCCGACCACAGGACTTGGCCTCGAAGCAATGctagaattttattttaaaaatgctCCCACATCTGTCCCAAATTAGAGGGCTTGTTCTGGGGAGAGTCACCGCAGTGGTTTGGATAGCGAGGTATATGTGCCCAGTGTTTCCCATGCAGGTTTACTCCAAATAGACAaactcctctgctcctctctgtgtccatTTTAGAGATGGCCTGAGTACAACAGAACGCTAACTAGTCCAGAGCAAGACGTAGAGGAACATTTTTTACTTGACAGGGAGTGATTGCTATCTGACGGTGTTGTGGATTGTTAGTCCTGGCCGTCTGTCATATATCTAGACTTCAAAAAGctgtggggagaaaaaaaagcatgttgCCACATGTTTGAGGCAGTTTTCATGCAGTTCTGCGCCCAGAATGATTCGGAACCTGTTTATTCATCCTCACACTAACACTCAGAATACAAGCTATTGTTTTCCATTATTGCTCTTTAGAGAGAGATTatgaaggaagaggagaggctCAGTTTATTCAGCGTGCACTATCAGTTAATCAGTGTGCTTTTTCTGCAAATTTTGTAATGCAATGGGGGAAAACTAATTTGCAACCACTTAGAGCTAATTCACCTCAACATGACATGGCATTAAAACAGCTCAAAGAATGTGGGCCCATGCTGCATCTCGAatcagatatttaatttattacacTTTCATGTAGTACATCATGTATACAGTTCACTGGCATAGTCTGTTAATTTCAACAGTGTCAGTGCCAGTGTTGTCTCAAATCAAACATGGCTGTTGTGTAATTGATAATCTCAACATTTAACCAGGCTTGTTGCCAAAGTATCTAGTGTCTGCTTTGctcaattaatttaaaaattaaCGTTTTTTCATGCAACATGGAAACTATAACCCGATTGGCGCCAAAAAATCGATCCTCCTTAATAAGTTGTTGGTCTTTCCTTTTCGCTACATAGGTAGAAAAGTGACTGTTGAAGGAGAGAAGTTTGCAGCATTTCAAATGCACTCAACCTTTTGTCAATTTTGAGTGCACCATCTGGGTATTTTTAGTGCACTGCATGTTGTCATTCTTGGCAAAGTGAATGCACGTATGCACTCAAAATAGCAAGTGTATGGAAGAGTATGGAAGGATGCAAATTGAAAGATAGCAGCAGTTTTTCTCCAGTGAAAATGACGAATGTGTTTCCACCTGCAATCTTGATCATCATAAAAGTTGAACTTTCTAATATAACTTTGTCCAAGTACAAGTCATGCAACAAGGGTGAGATGAAACATGAGAGCTGGAGCTTGGGGGGAGTTTAAGGATGGCATGGCGCAGGGGTGGATGTATGTGGGGGGAAATGTGCGTGTTTCGtgtgtatgtatctgtgtgtggtATGTGGCATTGACTGCATGCACAGCATCAAGCTGCACTTTCAGTTCAAAGAGCCCAGATCACAAAGGCAATAGCTGCTTACTGCCCCTAACCCACAATCCCACCCATACACATACGCATTTCATGAAAAGGATTATGGAAAGACTGACGCATAATTATAGAATGcattgtttttcatgattttgGTAAAACATTGGAACttaaaactttaataaaagtGTTTGCAGCTGGTATAGAGAAAACAGAGATGACAGCTGATATAGATTCAGTGTGTTACTTATTCTGAATCTGCCTCTTCTAGGGGAATGTTTGCTTGACCAGCCTCAGAAACCGCTGTCCCTCCCTGACTTGCTGCCTGGACTATCCTACGTCCTGGACCGTCAGTGTGAGCTTGCATTCGGAGAAGGCTCCAAGCCCTGTCCCTTCATGCAACCACCGTGTGGTCGTCTGTGGTGCACTGGAAAGTCTAATGGTCAATTGGTGTGCATGACTCGGCACTTCCCCTGGGCAGATGGGACCCAATGTGGGAATGGACTAGTGTGTGACCAAGGTGTCTGCTCTGACAGAAAGGTCCAAACTGTGAAGGTAAGACTCACACATGGACTCAGTTCTTGATAACATATACCTAGACTGGGGTTTGATAGGAAAGGTTTGATTATACCTTGTATTTGTGTATTCCCAGGTGGATGGCCGCTGGGGTAAGTGGGGCACATTTGGTTCCTGCTCGCGCACATGTGGAGGCGGTGTCCAACTGTCTAAAAGGGAGTGTAGCAACCCAGTTCCGTCAAATGGGGGTAAATACTGCCAAGGGGTTCGGGTCAAATACCGCTCCTGCAACCTGAACCACTGCCCTGACGAAGGTACGAGTCT
This genomic window contains:
- the adamts15a gene encoding A disintegrin and metalloproteinase with thrombospondin motifs 15a, with protein sequence MFIRATFLLFFVVSLPKPVRCLESELCFPVRLENHDRRDFDNDVHVPSGKCLLKIRAFQQELVIDLHQDSEFIAPSISNQDAVWLSSSDVTTDLSRCFYSGYVNDDRYSYAALSLCQGLHGAFGFQGWEYFISPVQNESRSIEGAHIIRRRASNNLKLNSTSRCAVDSDISVQDAQSLEKYKRLSDHSNVTETMLRRMGRAKRFASVPRYVETLVVADESMAQFHGDDLKHYLLTLMSVAARLYKHPSILNSISITVVKIVVITEEDKGPKVSGNAAMTLRNFCTWQKKLNKNSDKHPDYWDTAILFTRQDLCGASTCDTLGMADVGTMCDPKRSCSVIEEDGLPSAFTTAHELGHVFNMPHDNVKACEDVFGKLQDNHMMSPTLIQINRTSPWSHCSAAIITEFLDSGHGECLLDQPQKPLSLPDLLPGLSYVLDRQCELAFGEGSKPCPFMQPPCGRLWCTGKSNGQLVCMTRHFPWADGTQCGNGLVCDQGVCSDRKVQTVKVDGRWGKWGTFGSCSRTCGGGVQLSKRECSNPVPSNGGKYCQGVRVKYRSCNLNHCPDEGKTYREEQCENGGRNFNNNRVASSVVWVPKYSGVSSDDRCKLICRANGTGYFYVLAPKVVDGTPCSPDSTGVCVQGKCIKAGCDVKIGSNKKFDMCGICGGDNKGCKKVSGLFTKPAHGYNFVVMLPVGAANIDIRQRGYKGIMSDDNYLAVKNSEGHYLLNGNYVVSAGERDIMIRSSLLRYSGTAGLSETLQAVKPLGEALTVEVLCAGQMTPPRIRYSFYLARQTKEDKTQKKEGRITSHNSVLAEYSVNEKGGDTLKDAYSKEDPILGKWISTGWDECSVTCGSGIQRRMVQCLKPDGKPGWECDSSQRPAATRVCGDPCPEWHIGQWSPCSRTCGKGFKRRPLHCKTQPGHLLPRNHCSGLRKPQELDFCNLRPC